A genomic window from Parasteatoda tepidariorum isolate YZ-2023 chromosome 10, CAS_Ptep_4.0, whole genome shotgun sequence includes:
- the LOC107440648 gene encoding uncharacterized protein, with amino-acid sequence MYGGNAKKSKSYDPYEEEPIFVSSEKKPSFDIDSFKNSPSSSVNKVVKSQFFSLGSVPSSKESSSGYFSSPSSTNNSINEDFLSNSLASDSSIHVLTSPAEPERDANLLDESARSNKENLINRFAKKKPTEVSPVLSEDKDKDIPKTPNDKKASVLDIFSSESTIATSTISSMQKSAKILSQTAEVSVVKLKPRNLFCKKNKLITTKIEDYKWTKEESPPKATEADKSCQKSIEDSPKTDSVEKSPLKEISPYFLNISDNQKLSDASQDDSVITILSETVMILILLKENPHPILMLRRIQNIPV; translated from the exons ATGTATGGTGGTAATGCTAAAAAAAGCAAATCTTACGATCCATATGAAGAAGAACCCATTTTTGTTTCCTCCGAAAAAAAGCCATCATTTGACAttgattcattcaaaaattcacCTTCCTCCTCTGTCAATAAAGTAGTTAAAAGCca GTTCTTTTCACTTGGGTCTGTGCCAAGCAGTAAAGAAAGTTCTTCTGGATACTTTTCTTCTCCTTCATCTACCAATAACAGCATCAATGAAgattttttatctaattcatTAGCATCTGATTCCTCAATTCATGTCCTGACTTCACCAGCTGAACCAGAAAGAGATGCAAATCTATTAGATGAGTCTGCTCgaagtaataaagaaaatttaatcaatag gtttgCCAAAAAGAAACCTACTGAAGTTAGTCCAGTGCTGAGTGAGGATAAAGATAAGGATATTCCAAAAACACCTAACGATAAAAAAGCATCGGTATTAGACATTTTCAGCTCAGAATCAACTATAGCCACTTCCACCATTTCATCCATGCAAAAATCTGCCAAAATATTGTCCCAAACTGCAGAAGTATCTGTAGTAAAACTAAAACCAAGGAACTTATtctgcaaaaagaataaactaatcACCACTAAAATAGAAGATTACAAATGGACGAAAGAAGAAAGCCCTCCAAAAGCAACTGAAGCTGATAAAAGTTGTCAAAAAAGTATAGAAGATTCTCCAAAGACAGACAGTGTGGAGAAAAGTCCCTTGAAGGAAATATCaccttatttcttaaatataagtGACAATCAGAAACTTAGTGATGCATCTCAAGATGATTCTGTGATAACTATTTTAAGTGAAACAGTGATGATCCTGATCCTATTGAAGGAAAATCCTCACCCAATACTGATGTTAAGAAGAATACAAAACATTCCAGTTTAA